A region from the Candidatus Bathyarchaeia archaeon genome encodes:
- a CDS encoding DUF126 domain-containing protein → MVLRGRGIVEGYCKAEALVSAKPISFLGDVDPETGKIIEKRHDLYGESIRDKVLCFPHGHGSTVGSYVLYSLAKKGLAPKAIINHKADPVIVVGAVMANIPMVDKIDVSKIRSGDLVEVDAYKGTVKILKSVGVGGHVLN, encoded by the coding sequence GTGGTTCTGCGAGGACGCGGAATCGTCGAGGGATATTGCAAAGCAGAGGCGCTTGTTTCCGCTAAGCCTATAAGTTTCCTTGGAGATGTTGACCCAGAAACCGGAAAGATTATTGAAAAGAGGCACGACTTGTACGGCGAATCCATAAGGGATAAAGTTTTATGCTTTCCCCACGGGCATGGATCAACCGTCGGAAGCTACGTCCTATACTCCTTGGCGAAAAAAGGTTTGGCGCCAAAAGCCATAATAAACCATAAGGCTGACCCAGTCATCGTTGTTGGCGCGGTTATGGCTAACATTCCCATGGTGGACAAGATAGACGTCAGCAAGATTAGGAGTGGCGACCTAGTTGAGGTTGACGCCTACAAAGGAACTGTCAAAATCTTAAAATCGGTGGGGGTCGGAGGACACGTACTTAACTAG
- a CDS encoding HD domain-containing protein, producing the protein MPKSYWGEIKDPVYGYVYITEEEKEIIDSYPVQRLRRLRQLAGAEYVYPGANHTRFEHSIGVMYLAGKVTENPNISQVISDEEAEAVRIAGLLHDVGHGPFSHVFEHLLTKKLNKTHEDITAWIIKHSELKDVLGSFGYKAEDIAELAVGSSCMCGKTFLNQIIRSSIDVDKLDFVVRDTYHTGAEYGFVDVFRLIHTFDVLDGNLAVDIGALSTLESFIIARIESFKSIYFHRVGRAAQIMLATALEKADEELGLSAFKTTEEYLAMDDYTVWTMLKNCKKSSSIIRNLERRKMLKCAYEQTFYVKDKTVSNIFSAEEFRNQIRNKIAKDAKVDPEAIIIDVPTVPSVPYHHSMFMEPMEIPVFGKTRDGKKEVKRLSEISGIFEVLKGFINILRVYTDEKSRGRVAEAASKILGEIPSSAKISY; encoded by the coding sequence ATGCCGAAAAGTTATTGGGGCGAAATAAAAGACCCCGTGTACGGATACGTCTACATAACAGAGGAAGAGAAGGAAATAATCGACTCTTATCCCGTTCAAAGGCTTCGTAGGCTGAGGCAGTTGGCGGGTGCCGAATACGTTTATCCCGGAGCCAATCACACACGCTTTGAGCACTCCATAGGTGTCATGTACTTGGCTGGCAAAGTGACGGAAAACCCCAACATTTCCCAAGTAATAAGTGATGAAGAGGCTGAGGCTGTGCGGATTGCAGGCTTGCTCCACGATGTTGGGCATGGTCCCTTCTCCCACGTTTTTGAACACCTGCTGACAAAGAAGCTTAACAAAACTCACGAGGATATAACCGCATGGATAATCAAACACAGCGAGCTAAAAGACGTGCTTGGCAGTTTTGGATATAAGGCTGAAGATATAGCTGAGCTTGCCGTGGGCTCCTCATGCATGTGCGGAAAAACTTTCCTAAACCAGATAATAAGGAGTTCCATAGATGTTGATAAGCTAGATTTTGTTGTTAGGGACACTTACCACACAGGTGCTGAATATGGTTTTGTGGATGTTTTCCGTTTAATCCACACCTTCGACGTTCTGGATGGGAACTTAGCCGTTGACATTGGGGCGCTCTCAACCCTCGAATCCTTCATAATAGCCCGAATAGAATCCTTTAAAAGCATATACTTCCACCGTGTGGGAAGAGCAGCCCAAATAATGCTAGCAACAGCCCTTGAAAAGGCGGATGAAGAGCTGGGCTTGTCTGCCTTTAAGACGACTGAGGAGTATTTGGCGATGGATGACTATACGGTTTGGACCATGCTCAAAAACTGCAAAAAATCGAGCTCGATCATAAGGAATCTTGAAAGGCGGAAAATGCTGAAATGCGCCTACGAGCAGACCTTCTACGTTAAGGATAAGACCGTTTCAAACATTTTCAGCGCCGAAGAGTTCCGCAACCAGATAAGGAACAAAATCGCAAAAGATGCAAAAGTTGACCCTGAAGCCATAATAATTGATGTGCCAACGGTGCCTTCTGTTCCATACCACCATTCCATGTTTATGGAGCCCATGGAAATTCCGGTTTTTGGAAAAACTAGGGATGGGAAGAAGGAGGTTAAAAGACTTAGCGAAATTTCTGGCATATTTGAGGTCTTAAAAGGTTTCATAAACATTTTAAGGGTTTACACAGACGAAAAGAGCCGTGGAAGGGTTGCGGAAGCAGCCTCAAAAATCCTCGGTGAAATTCCGTCATCAGCCAAAATATCCTATTGA